One genomic segment of Burkholderia pyrrocinia includes these proteins:
- the phnY gene encoding phosphonoacetaldehyde dehydrogenase gives MNAIAASTAVREIRREALRIDGERIHRDAVIDVRNPYDGSLVGTVPKATLDDVRRAFAVARAYRPTLTRHDRAAILRRAADIVRSRTAEIAALITAEAGLCIKDSTYEAGRVADVLTFGAGEVLKDDGQIFSCDLTPHGKKRRVYTQRDPLLGVISAITPFNHPMNQVAHKIVPSVATNNRIVVKPSEKVPLSCYLFADILYEAGLPPQMLQVLTGDPAEIADELITNPAIDLITFTGGVSIGKSIAARMGYRRAVLELGGNDPIIVMEDADLDEASTLAVSGSYKNSGQRCTAIKRMLVHESVADRFTELVVEKSRAWSYGNPADPSVDMGTVIDEAAAKFCEQQVNDAIARGARLLVGNVRDGALYSPTVVDCVTPDMPLVKHETFGPVSPIMRFSDIDEAIRMSNSTDYALSSSVCTNRFDNITRFITELEVGSVNVREVPGYRLELTPFGGVKDSGLGYKEGVQEAMKSFTNTKTYSLPW, from the coding sequence ATGAACGCCATTGCAGCATCGACGGCTGTCCGCGAGATTCGTCGCGAAGCACTGCGAATCGATGGCGAACGGATTCATCGGGACGCGGTGATCGACGTGCGCAACCCGTACGACGGCTCGCTGGTCGGCACCGTGCCGAAGGCGACGCTGGACGACGTGCGGCGCGCCTTCGCGGTCGCGCGTGCGTACCGGCCGACGCTCACGCGTCACGATCGTGCGGCGATCCTGCGCCGCGCGGCCGACATCGTGCGCTCGCGCACCGCCGAGATCGCGGCGCTGATCACGGCCGAGGCCGGGTTGTGCATCAAGGATTCGACGTACGAAGCGGGCCGCGTCGCCGACGTGCTGACGTTCGGCGCCGGGGAAGTGCTGAAGGACGACGGTCAGATCTTCTCGTGCGATCTGACGCCGCACGGCAAGAAGCGCCGCGTGTACACGCAGCGCGATCCGCTGCTGGGCGTGATCTCGGCGATCACGCCGTTCAACCACCCGATGAACCAGGTCGCGCACAAGATCGTGCCGTCGGTCGCGACCAACAACCGGATCGTCGTGAAGCCTTCGGAGAAGGTGCCGCTGTCGTGCTACCTGTTCGCCGACATCCTGTACGAAGCCGGCTTGCCGCCGCAGATGCTGCAGGTGCTCACCGGCGACCCGGCGGAGATCGCGGACGAACTGATCACGAACCCGGCGATCGACCTCATCACGTTCACCGGCGGCGTATCGATCGGCAAGTCGATCGCGGCGCGGATGGGCTACCGGCGCGCGGTGCTCGAACTCGGCGGCAACGATCCGATCATCGTGATGGAAGACGCCGATCTAGACGAAGCGAGCACGCTCGCGGTGTCGGGCTCTTACAAGAACTCGGGGCAGCGCTGCACGGCGATCAAGCGGATGCTCGTGCACGAGTCGGTGGCCGATCGCTTCACGGAACTGGTGGTCGAGAAGTCGCGTGCGTGGTCGTACGGGAATCCGGCCGATCCGTCGGTCGACATGGGCACCGTGATCGACGAAGCGGCCGCGAAGTTTTGCGAGCAGCAGGTGAACGACGCGATCGCGCGCGGTGCGCGGCTGCTGGTCGGCAACGTGCGCGACGGCGCGCTGTATTCGCCGACGGTCGTCGATTGCGTGACGCCCGACATGCCGCTCGTGAAGCATGAAACCTTCGGCCCCGTGTCGCCGATCATGCGCTTTAGCGACATCGACGAAGCGATCCGGATGTCGAACAGCACCGACTATGCGCTGTCGTCGTCGGTCTGCACGAACCGCTTCGACAACATCACGCGTTTCATCACCGAGCTGGAAGTCGGCAGCGTGAACGTGCGCGAAGTGCCGGGCTATCGACTCGAACTGACGCCGTTCGGCGGCGTGAAGGATTCGGGGCTCGGCTACAAGGAAGGTGTGCAGGAAGCGATGAAGAGCTTCACGAATACGAAGACGTATTCGCTGCCGTGGTAA
- a CDS encoding amino acid ABC transporter substrate-binding protein — protein sequence MKFLRSILVVALLQATAATSALAADALAQIKSSGVFRVGTEGTYAPFTYHDETGKLTGFDVDIATAIAQRLGVKPQFVEGKWDGLIAGLDVNRYDAVVNEVSITDARKAKYAFSSPYITSHAVLIVRTDNTTIRSFDDLKGKKSANTLTSNFGKLAVAHGADVVPVQGFNESIDLLSSGRVDATINDSLSYLDFRKHKPDAKLKIAATDTTGAGDASGVLLRKGSPELVAAIDKALADIKSDGTYAKISQKYFGRDVSQP from the coding sequence ATGAAATTCCTTCGCTCCATTCTGGTCGTCGCATTGCTGCAGGCCACAGCCGCCACGAGCGCGCTGGCGGCCGACGCTCTCGCGCAGATCAAGTCGTCCGGCGTGTTCCGGGTCGGCACCGAAGGCACGTACGCGCCGTTCACTTACCACGACGAGACGGGCAAGCTGACGGGCTTCGATGTCGATATTGCCACCGCGATCGCGCAGCGCCTCGGCGTGAAGCCGCAGTTCGTCGAAGGCAAATGGGACGGGCTGATCGCGGGCCTCGACGTGAACCGCTACGATGCGGTCGTCAACGAAGTGTCGATCACCGACGCGCGCAAGGCGAAATACGCTTTCTCGTCGCCGTACATCACGTCGCACGCAGTGCTGATCGTGCGCACGGACAACACGACGATCCGCTCGTTCGACGACCTGAAGGGCAAGAAATCCGCGAACACGCTGACGAGCAATTTCGGCAAGCTCGCGGTGGCCCACGGCGCGGACGTGGTGCCCGTGCAGGGCTTCAACGAATCGATCGACCTGCTGAGCTCCGGGCGCGTCGACGCGACGATCAACGATTCGCTGTCGTACCTCGATTTCCGCAAGCACAAGCCCGACGCGAAACTGAAGATCGCGGCGACCGACACGACCGGCGCCGGCGACGCATCGGGCGTGCTGCTGCGCAAGGGCAGCCCCGAACTGGTGGCCGCGATCGACAAGGCGCTCGCGGACATCAAGTCGGACGGCACCTACGCGAAGATCTCGCAGAAGTATTTCGGCCGCGACGTGTCGCAGCCGTAA
- a CDS encoding amino acid ABC transporter permease codes for MPAWLHLMAESLRPLLVAGLVFTVPLTLASFAIGLLLAFGAALVRLFGPRWAQAVIRFYIWLFRGSPLLVQLFVIFYGLPSVGIVLDPLTAAVIGFSLNVGAYNAEVIRGAIESIPKGQWEAAYSMAMTRAQALRRAILPQAARVALPALSNSFISLVKDTSLAAVLTVPEIFQAAQRIAAVTYEPLILYTEAALIYLLFSSVLSTLQRRLETRFGRHALFQVELR; via the coding sequence ATGCCGGCCTGGCTGCACCTGATGGCGGAATCGCTGCGGCCCCTGCTGGTCGCGGGGCTGGTGTTCACGGTTCCGCTCACGCTCGCGTCGTTCGCGATCGGCCTGCTGCTCGCGTTCGGCGCGGCGCTCGTGCGCCTGTTCGGGCCGCGCTGGGCGCAGGCCGTCATTCGCTTCTATATCTGGCTGTTCCGCGGCTCGCCGTTGCTCGTGCAACTGTTCGTGATTTTCTACGGACTGCCGAGCGTCGGTATCGTGCTCGATCCGCTGACGGCCGCCGTGATCGGTTTTTCGCTGAATGTCGGCGCGTACAACGCCGAGGTGATCCGCGGGGCGATCGAATCGATCCCGAAGGGGCAGTGGGAAGCCGCGTACTCGATGGCGATGACGCGCGCGCAGGCGCTGCGCCGCGCGATCCTGCCGCAGGCCGCGCGCGTCGCGCTGCCCGCGCTGTCGAACTCGTTCATTTCGCTCGTGAAGGACACGTCGCTCGCGGCCGTGCTGACCGTGCCCGAGATCTTCCAGGCCGCGCAGCGCATCGCGGCGGTGACCTACGAGCCGCTGATTCTCTATACCGAAGCCGCGCTGATCTACCTGTTGTTCAGCTCGGTGCTCTCCACGCTGCAGCGTCGCCTCGAAACCCGTTTCGGCCGTCACGCGCTGTTCCAGGTGGAGTTGCGATGA